TATTATGGCAAGCACTCTCTGATTGAGATTTTTCAGATTTGGAATGGTGGTTTAGCCATTTACGGCGGTTTGATCACTGGTGCCCTTGTCCTTTATTTCTTTTCTCAGAGAAGGCTAATCAATCCTGTTGATTTTTTGGATATTGCAGCGCCTAGTGTCTTGATCGCTCAGAGTATCGGCCGTTGGGGCAATTTCTTTAACCAAGAAGCCTATGGAGCGGTGGTCAAAAATCTTAATTATCTACCGTCCTTCATCCGCAATAATATGTACATAGATGGTGCTTATCGCCAGCCAACCTTTTTGTACGAGTCCCTTTGGAATTTACTTGGTTTTGCCCTACTGCTGATTTTACGCCGCCGCCCTAAATTCTTCCATCAGGGAGAATTGGCAGCCTTTTACCTGATTTGGTATGGTTTTGGCCGGATGATTATTGAGGGTATGCGGACCGACAGTCTCATGTTCTTGGGTATTCGTGTATCTCAGTGGCTGTCTGCAGCTCTGATTTTACTAGGCATCGGCATTATGATTTACCAAAGAAAAAAACAAGCCCCCTATTATCAAGAATGAGAGGAGAATATTATGCTTGAAATTGCTTATACTTTAGTTGCTGTCGCTTTGATTGTCTTTCTAATCTACCTGACCCTCACCGTCAAAACTCTCGGTGATAAGGCTGCAAAAATGCTGGATGAGACAGAAAATACGATCAAAGTGTTGACTTCTGATGTTAATGTCACCCTGCATCAAACCAATGATTTGATTGCCAAAGTCAATGTGTTGACAGATGATATCAACCACAAAGTAGCAACGATTGATCCACTTTTCAATGCGGTGGCAGACCTATCCGAATCAGTCTCTGATTTAAACGATCAGGCGCGTGTTTTAGGAAAGAAAGCAGTCGCAGCAGGAAGCACGACAGCCAAAACAACAGCAGGTCTAACGGCCCTTCGTTTGTTTACAAAATTATTCAAAAAATAAGAAAGTAGGTTTACTATGGGAAAAATTTCATCACTTTTATTAGGTGCTGTGTCTGGTGCAGCTGCAGCGTACTTTCTCACCAGCAAAAAAGGTAAAGAAATCACTGAAAAAGTTCAAGACTTTGTCGTTGATTATCGTGAAGATCCAGACAAGACTCACGAAGCAGTTGTCCAATCAGTAAAGGACTTTTCAGATCAGGCTGTCAAGGCCATCAACCAAACCAAGGAAAAGGTTGAAAATGGCGAAATTACAGCTGAAACAGTATTGGAGTCTGTTAAGGATACGACCAAGTCAGTAGTAGACTATTCGCAGGATAAATTCCAAGAAATCAAAGAAAAGTTTGAAAAAGAAGAGGAAATTCTTGAAGAAGAAATTTCTGATATCGTGGTGGAAGAAGGAGAAAAAGCCCCTTCAGAAGAAATCATCATTGATTTAGAAGATAAGTAAATTCAAACTAGATATACAAGATGAGGCTGGGACAAAAGAGTCCTAGCCTCATCTTGTATTAGAATTGCACCTTTGTCGCAGTGGTATAGGAAGCAAAAATTACTACTATTTAGTTTTCCCTCAGCCATCTTGATTTCCAGGAAAGAAAGCGTTATCATATAAATAAAAGGGGGTGTCGGTATGAAAAATTTAAAAGTACTTGCCTTGCTTGGTTTAGGCTGCTGCTTACTAGCCTGTTCTCGGCAGAAAGCTTCAGAGTCCCCTCAGTCTAGAAGTTCTGACTCTTCTTCTAAGGCTTCGAGCACAAGTCAAGCCCGCTCGAAAACAGCTAGCAGTAGTCAATCTAGTGCAAATCAATCTATCCCTAGTCAGAGTTCGACTTCTACGGAGTCAGAAAGCTCTAGTCAGACCAGTGAAAAGGCCAGAGAAGAGGAGACACAGCCTTCTAGCAAAGAAGCATCTTCCCCAATCAGAAAGCGCCTGGAAGTTCCCATGCAGATCCAGCGAGCTTGGAATACTTGCGCACCGACCTCTGTCAGTATGATTTTAGCCTACAGGGGCGTTCAGGCTAGTCAGGAGGAATTGGCACGAGCGATGGGGACCGATGAGACCTTCGGCACCCATAATGTCAATGTAATCCGTGTCTTAAATCAATATTTATTTGGTTATGCGGAAGTGCCGGCAGGTCAAGCGGGCTACCATCTTGGTACAGTGACTAGTAGCGCCTCGAATTCTGAAGATATGCGGCTCTTT
Above is a window of Streptococcus cristatus ATCC 51100 DNA encoding:
- the lgt gene encoding prolipoprotein diacylglyceryl transferase — translated: MLDPVAFSVGPFSIRWYAICIVTGLILAVYLAMKEAPRKKMIPDDILDFILIAFPLAILGARLYYVIFEWSYYGKHSLIEIFQIWNGGLAIYGGLITGALVLYFFSQRRLINPVDFLDIAAPSVLIAQSIGRWGNFFNQEAYGAVVKNLNYLPSFIRNNMYIDGAYRQPTFLYESLWNLLGFALLLILRRRPKFFHQGELAAFYLIWYGFGRMIIEGMRTDSLMFLGIRVSQWLSAALILLGIGIMIYQRKKQAPYYQE
- a CDS encoding DUF948 domain-containing protein; the encoded protein is MLEIAYTLVAVALIVFLIYLTLTVKTLGDKAAKMLDETENTIKVLTSDVNVTLHQTNDLIAKVNVLTDDINHKVATIDPLFNAVADLSESVSDLNDQARVLGKKAVAAGSTTAKTTAGLTALRLFTKLFKK
- a CDS encoding YtxH domain-containing protein encodes the protein MGKISSLLLGAVSGAAAAYFLTSKKGKEITEKVQDFVVDYREDPDKTHEAVVQSVKDFSDQAVKAINQTKEKVENGEITAETVLESVKDTTKSVVDYSQDKFQEIKEKFEKEEEILEEEISDIVVEEGEKAPSEEIIIDLEDK
- a CDS encoding C39 family peptidase codes for the protein MKNLKVLALLGLGCCLLACSRQKASESPQSRSSDSSSKASSTSQARSKTASSSQSSANQSIPSQSSTSTESESSSQTSEKAREEETQPSSKEASSPIRKRLEVPMQIQRAWNTCAPTSVSMILAYRGVQASQEELARAMGTDETFGTHNVNVIRVLNQYLFGYAEVPAGQAGYHLGTVTSSASNSEDMRLFKERLRKNIDDGYPLYYTIDNASIYPGHKGEHNVVGTGYELSADGSDILAVYYIDPSYTVQDPVYGGLKKVTPEELLAAMCACQEPNYAW